Within Quercus lobata isolate SW786 chromosome 5, ValleyOak3.0 Primary Assembly, whole genome shotgun sequence, the genomic segment CTCAAGTTCTGAACACTCACTAACATCCAAACTTtgtaaattacataaattacaTATGCTTTCAGGCAATTCTTTTATCTCTGTACAAGATAACTTGAGTAATCttaaatgtatcaatttttcCACCTCATTTGGAAGTTTCAAAATGGACTCACCTTTCAAATATAATGTACGTAGACATGTCAAATGGTCGAATAACTTGGATTGGACAATCGGAGaagaaataaaatccaaatttaaaaaacGTAGATTTTTCGCTTCATAGACAAACTCAAGAAATGTTTCTTTAACTATTAATGACAAGTGGCGAACCCTTTTAAAGTTTATCTTAACCTCTTCATCACCTTTAATTGTGAAGCATACATCTTCTGTCATTTTCTGTGCAAAGTCATGCACAATATCATGCATTTTGCAACTTTTAATTCTACCATCAATTTCATCTTCCTCAAAATCTTGGAAAAAAGAGCGCATGGCTAATTTTTGAAAGTACTCTTCTGCCATGTCTTCCATCTCCATATTTCGTTTTGAGTCGATATCAATATATCCTTGTGCCATCCAATGGATGATTAactcaaatttattaatttcatgATCTTTTGAGAAGACAgcacaaaataagaaacattTTTTCTCTGCTAAGGACAATTCATAATAACTCAACAGCAATGGTCCCAAAAGACCTTTTTCAACATCTTCTAAATCCCACAAACTATTTTCCAAAACCTTCTCCCActgttcttttcttctcttgttGCACATGTAACCCCCTATAAGCTTTGCAGCAAGCGGCAAGCCATGGCACTTATTTGCTAGTTCTCTACCTAGGGGTTCAAGATCCTTATGTCGATCTATATTTTCATcattaaatgctattttcctaatAATCAACCAACACTCATCAACAGATAAATTCCCTAAGTTGATTATGTGGGTTTTGGTGCTCCCCATCATGTGGGCAACATCCTCATTACGTGTGGTGACTAGAATTCTACTACCTTGGGCACCATGTGTGAGAGCAGCTTTGAAAGGCTCCCACTTTTCAGACTCTTTGGATTTGTCTTTAGCCCGCACATCATCAAAGACAATAAAGAACTTTTTGTCCTTAATCAAATCACAAACTGGACGCAATAGATCTTCCAATGTATTAGTGGTATATTTGAGGGATTCATGTTTAGGGTCAAGCTCTTTGACGATTGCCTGGGCAACCTTGTACTGATCAAAAGGGTCAGAAACACTAACCCacattattttctgaaaatgaTCTCTTACTTTTGAATCATTATAGGCTAGTTTAGCAAGAGTTGATTTTCCTATACCACCTATGCCCACTAAGGTGATGACAAGAGGATTGCTTTCTTCTTGACTACCCATGGCTAATAGGTTGTTCAGTGGATCATCTCTATACTCATTACGGCCAACTATTTTAGAAACATCCACAATGGACGTAATTTCTAGTCTTTCAACTCTTTCAGGTTGACTATTCGAGTCAATCCCAAAATCCTGTCTGACTTTGAGAATATTAGCTAAtgtttcattcattttttttatcttgtgACCAACCTCATGACGAACAGAAACATTGTCAACTTGACGACAGCAACACGAGGGAGAGGGGAAGAAGGACCAtaccttcttcatttttttctcaagGGGGGCAGGAGCGTTACTATGAGCAggtttttctccttcttcttctttcggAATTTGTAATTTGATCTTTGCAGTTTCCCAGGTGTCCAACACGTCATCGATCATGTAGTATGCATCTTCGAGCTTATCATACCAAAGCTTCACAGCGTCATCCCTCAGTCGTCTTTCCTCGAACTTTTTGAGCATCGCCTGAACCATTTTGAAATTGTATtgaagattttcaatttcttcatcAACTCCAACAAGCAACTGTAGCTCCTGTAGAGCCTGCTGGGCTGCGAATGAACCCAACTGCTTCAAGAGTTCAGTAACGAGTGACGGTAGTACACCATCCATAGTTACTGGAGACTGAAAGTTATAAGTTGAGAATACAACAAAGAAACAGAAAGCGAATGACAAAAATAAGGAGCAAAGTGAGAAATAGATAACGCAATAGCAGGTGTGCTTGTGCTGCTTCACTCCTATTATTCGGCTTATATAACGAACTAGCAGTCTTAGTGAATAATTaaaacatttaatatttttttattaagataatTAATTTCTGTCTTTACTAAGGATAAGATATATGGTATCGGTAACATGGTAGTTTATCTTAAATGTTATTATTGGTCATTAAGTATTgcacttgattttttttcctttttctcttttggtaattaaaaattttactaaaatagtttactaaaaAATGTGCTAAGAATATCTCTTAACAAAATCTTAAGAATATGTGGGCCATGAAGTATTCCAATGTGATGGTAATATccatatcaattttaattagaatttaaattttacggTGTGTATTGTGGAATGAGGATGGCTCATCATGTTCATAGACTAATAGGTTCCAACTTCAAACCAGTCCAAATTCTGCTGAACAAAACCAttactactataaaaaaaagtgttgttgGTCCACACAAGATCGAACAGGGAAGCAGGAGCAACAACACTTCAATTTTAGTTGCACTAACCATTTAAGCTATGATGATTTTTTTACAGGTCCACACAAAATAGCTACAAacatgaaaatttaaatattaaaacaatTCTTCTCAAAGTGAACTCATTGATATGATATTAAGCAAGCTCTCTAGGTGAAGATTATTAACAATTGAGCAATATTATCCACAATTTTGCCACTAACCCAAGCAATTTACATACTTTTGAAACCACTTGACATATACTGTACAGCGTTATAATATGAGCAAAGGGTAATATcaaatggacaaaatttagctacaaaattagttgtagtttaAGACTACAaacttactcaataaaataatgttactacatattttgaaaatctaaccatcgaattgcatgttctttacgcttttaatacatatatcaaattttatgtcaattggatattatttactatataatctataaaattatattttatacataattttaaattaccaaaacttgcaattaaaaaaatttattgaggACATAGCTagtgatctttaattttcttgaaattttgcaagcatagaggatataagaagaagatgtaattcaatgatagatttgtcaaaattcacatttaataaaaaaatattaaataaggtTATAGCATAAAGttataaacaattttataactaaactttgtccctATCAAATATACAAACAGTGTCCTTCAAAAGAGATTATGcatattcataagttttggtatcaaatatttattatgatcATGCAcaatctataaatttattatataaaaatgaaaacgtAGTAATTGATgttgttaatttgttatatttatatCCAGCCATatcattactattttttatatcaatgcAGCACTGGACAAATGCCTATTTATGAATTATGTACCTTTCAGGAAAAGAAGTCATGGGCCATGGCTAACGTGCCTTCTCTTCCGGAAAAAGTGCTTCCGTGCAAAAACGTGCCTGGGTGACGGGACCATGCTTTTAGGCAAATAGAAACAGACACAATTGTACCTAGAGAAAGCAGCAGGTCCACACAAGAACAAGGAATGAAGCCGTACCAACCAAGGTAGTCAATATTGTATCGGTATTAGCCGTATCGGTATAAATCGATATCTAAACATTAACGTTTTATACCGATTTAAATACCGGCCGTACTGGTCATACCAGCTAATTTCGGGCAATACTactattttttaagttttgtaatttttaaatttttgttatggtagaatggtaacttatttgcattaatttattagtattatttgttttcttagtatgtaatgataacttttaagctttctattttttatattgtgttttttttttcttttaattgatacaaaagtctaaaatcataaataattagttttgaattgaggaaatgttttatggtaaacttttatatttattataa encodes:
- the LOC115991735 gene encoding putative disease resistance protein RGA3, with translation MDGVLPSLVTELLKQLGSFAAQQALQELQLLVGVDEEIENLQYNFKMVQAMLKKFEERRLRDDAVKLWYDKLEDAYYMIDDVLDTWETAKIKLQIPKEEEGEKPAHSNAPAPLEKKMKKVWSFFPSPSCCCRQVDNVSVRHEVGHKIKKMNETLANILKVRQDFGIDSNSQPERVERLEITSIVDVSKIVGRNEYRDDPLNNLLAMGSQEESNPLVITLVGIGGIGKSTLAKLAYNDSKVRDHFQKIMWVSVSDPFDQYKVAQAIVKELDPKHESLKYTTNTLEDLLRPVCDLIKDKKFFIVFDDVRAKDKSKESEKWEPFKAALTHGAQGSRILVTTRNEDVAHMMGSTKTHIINLGNLSVDECWLIIRKIAFNDENIDRHKDLEPLGRELANKCHGLPLAAKLIGGYMCNKRRKEQWEKVLENSLWDLEDVEKGLLGPLLLSYYELSLAEKKCFLFCAVFSKDHEINKFELIIHWMAQGYIDIDSKRNMEMEDMAEEYFQKLAMRSFFQDFEEDEIDGRIKSCKMHDIVHDFAQKMTEDVCFTIKGDEEVKINFKRVRHLSLIVKETFLEFVYEAKNLRFLNLDFISSPIVQSKLFDHLTCLRTLYLKGESILKLPNEVEKLIHLRLLKLSCTEIKELPESICNLCNLQSLDVSECSELEKLPQGIDKLINLRHLLFDEDFEEIEIKSFPKGIGRLTCLKTLGYFPVGGKGEETCKLGELEHLNHIQGKLQIVGLRNVVDFGAIENTLKKKNHLRDLWLLFNTFIEEEEEEEETEEERRRKMEKDVVILNALEPPPRLESLQIYYYKGTTMYPNWMMSKLTYLKSVFIGGCQNLEQLPPLGKLPLLEELVIDYAPEIRKVGDEFLGIDIEEEELSESSKDIIIFPNLKSLIFFDLGKWEEWSGMGGTIEEEEEKDNSANAFVTNNTPKIKIMPLLHSLQINHCPKLKSLPDFLRNTPLLELEINERPPLPKPGKGPPLHKPDEEGIGEDEEGIGEDWAKICHIPNINIGYSYVRRDGHEVESS